Part of the Natrialbaceae archaeon AArc-T1-2 genome, GCCGATCGAAGAGCTGCGATCGCTCGCCGACCGCCGAGACGTCGCACTCGTCGTCGGTTTCGTCGAGGCGACGGCCGACGAGCTGTACAATGCGACCGCGTACGTCGATCCGGCCGGCGACGTCACGGTGTACCGGAAGCGACACCTCTGGGAGGGCGAGACGAGCATTCTCACACCCGGTTCCGAGCTGGTCACGGTCGAGACGCCGATCGGGAACGCGGGGCTGTTGACCTGTTACGATCTCAACTTCGTCGCCGAGAGTGCAGCACTCACCCGCGCCGACGTCACGGCGCTGCTGGTAGCTGGGGCGTGGCCGGCCGCGTACACCGAGAACTGGCAGCTTCTCCTCCGGGCGAGAGCACTCGACGGCGTTCGCTGGGCGATCGGCGCGAACCGTACGGGTGAACGGGACATCCCCGGCTCGCGACGGCTCACGTACGGCGGTCGCTCCCTCGTGGCGCGACCGGACGGCGGCGTCCACTGTGGGCTCGATCGCCAGGAACGAACGCTCGTCACCGAGATCGACTCGAGCGTCCTCGAGACACAACGTGACCTCATCGGCGTGTTCTCGACGTGATACGGACCGTTGTACGTCGGCACAGCAATCCGTATGAGTCCATCGTTCAGGTCGACTCGAGTCGTCGTCGTTCGGTCTCGAACTCCATCTGCAAGCCCGCATCCCGAAGCGCTTCGGTGGCTTCCTCGAGCGTGTCGCTCCCGCGAACGCAGTCGGCGATCGACGACGTCGCAGCGACGGCCGTCGGGTCGAGGTAGAACGTCACCGCACTGGCGGGCGTCGTTCGAAGCGATACCTCGCCGCCGCGGATCGTCCGCGGGCCGAACTCGCCGCGTGCGGCTTCGACCGGAATCCGGCTCGCTTCGGTCTCGACGATCTCGAGGAGCGTCTCAAGTTCCTCGAGTGCGACCAGCCCGATCCCGTCGGTCACCGGGCTCCGGACGCCCGGTTCGTCGCCGCGTGCGAGCACGTCGCCACTGCCGCCGACGCCGAAGACGAGCGCCGAGTCGTACGCGAAGCAGTCCTCGAGTGAGGTGATCGCGCTCATGGTTCGAGGGCGTCGGCGACGATTCGATCGTGGTCGAAGCCCATACCCGGGAGGGAAGCGAGGTCGAACGTCGCCACCCGGCGTGCCTCTTCGCGGGGGTCGGGCGTCGGATCTCCCCGTGGGCTGCAACGGTACGCTGCGCTCACGTTCCCGCGGTCGTCGCGGTCGGGATCGTCGTAGAGGCCGACGAACGTCTCGACTTCGACCTCGAGGCCGACTTCCTCGCGAACCTCGCGAATGCAGGCCTCGCGGGCCGTCTCATCGCGTTCGACCAGTCCGCCGGGCAACACCCACTGCCCTTCGAACGGTGGATGGGCCCGTTCCATGAGCAGGACCTCGCCGTCGTCGACGATTACCGCGTCCGTTGCGAGTGCTCGAACCTCCATAGACCGACGTAGACCGCGCCAGGACTAAGGTACCAGGTCTACGTTCTACGTCCGCTCCTCGAGCGGGCGGATCCGGTGGACGTCGCCGTCGACGAGGATGACACAGACGACGTCGCGTTCTTCGAGGAACGGGTACGCCTCGTGAGCGACGACGACCTGATCGACAATCTCGTCGCCGTCCTCGAGCAGGATGACGACGTGCTCGCCGTCGACGATACGGTCGACGACGCCGACGTACGTCTCCGATCGACCCATCGGCCGGCCGTTCCCTGCAGGCGAAGATCGGTTCTGACGGTCGTCACGGCCCGACTCGGTTCCAGGGTTGGAGCCGGCGACGGGCAAGGCCGTGACGGTGGCGACGACGATCGCACAGAGCGTTCCGATGACGGTTCGTCTCGAGTAGTGGCTTTCGTCCCACATGGTGGGGATGGCCGGGGGTTCACTTATAAACGTCCGGCCGAAGGCGTCTGTCGTCGTTCGCTGACTGTCTCTTCCAGCCGGGAAAATTCTCATTTGACCGGTTGCGGTAGGCTAGCTACTGGCAACCCCTCGTGAGACTCGATGAGTGAACCACCACGACCGGAGTACGACAGTATCGATCCCGAGTACGACCACCTGCGAGAGACGACTGCAGACGAGGACGCCCTCGAGGAGTTGCTCGAGCCCTACGCGGTCGGTCGGGACGACCACGAGAACGCACCGGCGTTCGTGATCCGGCCGAACGACGTCCAGGAGGTCCTCGAGACGTTGCACGACGAGGCAGGGTTCGACCACCTCTCGTGTCTGACTCCCCAGGAGTACCCCGACCGCTACGAATCGATCTACCATCTGACGAGGTTCGACGACCGGCGCGAGGAGGTCACGCTCGTCGTTCCGTTACCCAGCGACGATCCGGTCTGTGAGAGCGCCGAGCCGGTCTTTCGTACGGCCGAGTGGCACGAACGCGAGGCCTACGATCTCGTGGGTATCGAGTACGAGGGGAACCCCGATCTACGACGCATTTTGCTCCCCGAGACCTGGCAGGGCCATCCCCTCTCGCTCGAGTACGACCAGGACAAACCGCAGGTCGTCAGATTCGCAGCACACGAAAACCCCCTCGAGGCGACCCAGAGGGAAGCCGAGTCGGACACGATGTTCATCAACATCGGGCCACACCATCCGGCGACCCACGGCGTCCTCCACCTGAAGGCGACGCTCGACGGTGAGACAGTCGTCGACGTCGACCCCGACGTCGGGTACCTGCATCGCTGCGAGGAGCAGATATGCCAGGAAGGCTCGTATCGCTACCAGATCATCCCGTACTCGAACCGCTGGGACTACACGGCGAACCTGCCCAACGAGTGGGCGGTCGCCCGTGCGATCGAGGACATCGCCGACATCGAAGTCCCTGCGTACGCCCAGGTGTTGCGGACGATGTCGACCGAACTCGGTCGGATGTTGGGACACTTCCTGGCGCTCGGGACGTTCGCGTTAGACGTCTACGGCGACTTCACCGCCATCTTCCAGTACGCCTTCCGAGATCGAGAGGTCGTCCAGAACATCCTGGAGGATCTCACGGGCCAGCGAATGATGTTCTACTACTTTCGACTGGGTGGGGTGGCCTGGGACCTGCCGGAACCGCGCGAGGAGTTCTTCGAGAAGGTCCGTGACTTCCTCGACGACCTGCCCGCGAAACTCGAGGAGTACCACGACCTGCTCGTCACCAACGAGGTCTTCCAGATCAGATGTGTCGACACCGGCGTTCTCGAACCCGATGTCGCCAAACAGTACGGCTGTACGGGCCCCGTCGCCCGCGCCTCCGGAATCGATTACGACCTCCGGCGAGACGACCCCTACGGCTACTACGAGAATCTGGAGTGGAACGTCGTCACCGAGGACGGCTGTGACAACTACAGCCGCGTGCTCGTCCGGATGAGCGAAGTCGAAGAGTCCGCGAAGATCGTCGAGCAGTGTCTCGACCTGCTCGAGTCCTGGCCCGAAGACGAACGCGACCTCCAGAGCAACGTCCCGCGAACGCTCAAACCGGACGCGGATACGGAGACCTACCGGGCCGTCGAGTCGGCGAAAGGCGAACTCGGGATCTACATCCGATCCGACGGAACGGAGACGCCGGCCCGGTTCAAGATCCGCAGTCCGTGCTTTCACAACCTCTCGGCACTACCCGAGATGGCAGAAGGCGGTTACGTCGCAGACCTGATCGCCTCGCTCGGCAGTCTCGACATCGTGCTCGGAAGCGTCGATCGATGATCACGCGACGGCCCGATCGGCCGCATCAGATCTCGGTCGACGACTCCGTGTGGGCGGTCAGCACCTCCGGATCGAGCCGGAAGAACTCGAACGAGACCGCCCGCGGATGCTCGCCGAAGACGTCGTGAAGCGGGATGTGCACCCGGTCGAGTTCCTCGAGCGTCTCGGTCGCGATCGGATCCGCGTCGACGTCCTCGAGTCGTCCCTTGGCGAGGACGCTTTTCCACTTCTCATCTTCGTCGCCGTCGCGTCCGTAGACCACGAACGAGACCTCGCGACCGTCGAGATCGCCTTTCTCCCGATCGGGGCCGACAGAGAGCCGGAAATAAAAGTCCGTCGTGGCCGCGTCGTAGCCGTAGGAGACGGGGATCGAGTGTGGCGAGGTGCCCTCTGGCGTGGAGAACGAGATGACGCCCGTCCCCCCGTTCCCGAGGAAGTCGTCCCGTTCGTCGGCGTCGAGTTCGACGGCGTCGGTGTCTGCCATGGGGCATGATACGAGACACACTGCAAAAAGCCATCCGCCGATTCGAGACGCTACCTTGCCGCTTTCCGGAGACACGTCCGTCTGCCGATCCAGGAACCATGTATGCGCGTGCCGATTCCCCAGCCCGGCTTCGGGACCGTCGGACACGAGGGCGAAAGCTGTACCGAAACCGTCGTCAGAGCACTCGAGGCGGGCTATCGCCACGTCGACACCGCCCAGATGTACGACAACGAGACCGCGGTCGGACGGGCGCTCGAGCGCGCCGACGTCCCCCGCGAGGAGATCTTTCTCGCGACGAAAGTCCACCCCCAGAACCTCGCGCCCGAGGGCGTCCTCGAGACGACCGAAGCGAGTCTGGAACGGCTCGGCGTCGACGCCGTCGACCTGCTGTACGTCCACTGGCCGACCCATGCCTACGAGCCGACCGAAACGCTCCCGGCGTTCGACGAGGTCCGCGAACGCGGCCTGACGAGACACGTCGGCGTGAGCAACTTCACACGCGAGTTGCTCGAGCAGGCCGACGAGATCCTCGAGTCGCCGATCGTCGCCAACCAGGTCGAGGTCCACCCCCGGCTCCAGCAGCGAGACCTGATCTCGTACGCGCGAGACCACGACGTCGCGACCGTCGCCTACTGCCCGCTGATGAAAGGTGACGTGACCGACGTCCCCGAACTCCAGGCGATCGCCGCCGCACACGACGCGACGCCGGCACAGGTGACGATGGCGTGGTTCGCAGGGCGCGAGGACGTCGTCGCGATCCCGAAGGCGACGGGCGAACACGTCGAAGAGAACCTCGCTGGATGCGACCTCGAGCTCTCGGCCGACGACCTCGAGCGGATCGACTCGCTCGAGCGAGGCGAGCGTCTGGTCGATCCCGACGAGGCTCCCTGGAACTAGCTCTCGAGCGTCGCCGGTGCGGCCGGATCGATCACCTCGAGCGGGTGTCGTGGCGTTCGCTCGAGCAGCGCCGCGAGCTGGTC contains:
- a CDS encoding carbon-nitrogen hydrolase family protein; the protein is MQSTVAVCQLELEELAVETNLATVRERVECLDDDVDLAVFPEHTLTGFVADGRIEAVALARDSEPIEELRSLADRRDVALVVGFVEATADELYNATAYVDPAGDVTVYRKRHLWEGETSILTPGSELVTVETPIGNAGLLTCYDLNFVAESAALTRADVTALLVAGAWPAAYTENWQLLLRARALDGVRWAIGANRTGERDIPGSRRLTYGGRSLVARPDGGVHCGLDRQERTLVTEIDSSVLETQRDLIGVFST
- a CDS encoding DUF1152 domain-containing protein; translated protein: MSAITSLEDCFAYDSALVFGVGGSGDVLARGDEPGVRSPVTDGIGLVALEELETLLEIVETEASRIPVEAARGEFGPRTIRGGEVSLRTTPASAVTFYLDPTAVAATSSIADCVRGSDTLEEATEALRDAGLQMEFETERRRLEST
- a CDS encoding NUDIX domain-containing protein, yielding MEVRALATDAVIVDDGEVLLMERAHPPFEGQWVLPGGLVERDETAREACIREVREEVGLEVEVETFVGLYDDPDRDDRGNVSAAYRCSPRGDPTPDPREEARRVATFDLASLPGMGFDHDRIVADALEP
- a CDS encoding NADH-quinone oxidoreductase subunit D; its protein translation is MSEPPRPEYDSIDPEYDHLRETTADEDALEELLEPYAVGRDDHENAPAFVIRPNDVQEVLETLHDEAGFDHLSCLTPQEYPDRYESIYHLTRFDDRREEVTLVVPLPSDDPVCESAEPVFRTAEWHEREAYDLVGIEYEGNPDLRRILLPETWQGHPLSLEYDQDKPQVVRFAAHENPLEATQREAESDTMFINIGPHHPATHGVLHLKATLDGETVVDVDPDVGYLHRCEEQICQEGSYRYQIIPYSNRWDYTANLPNEWAVARAIEDIADIEVPAYAQVLRTMSTELGRMLGHFLALGTFALDVYGDFTAIFQYAFRDREVVQNILEDLTGQRMMFYYFRLGGVAWDLPEPREEFFEKVRDFLDDLPAKLEEYHDLLVTNEVFQIRCVDTGVLEPDVAKQYGCTGPVARASGIDYDLRRDDPYGYYENLEWNVVTEDGCDNYSRVLVRMSEVEESAKIVEQCLDLLESWPEDERDLQSNVPRTLKPDADTETYRAVESAKGELGIYIRSDGTETPARFKIRSPCFHNLSALPEMAEGGYVADLIASLGSLDIVLGSVDR
- a CDS encoding pyridoxamine 5'-phosphate oxidase family protein, which encodes MADTDAVELDADERDDFLGNGGTGVISFSTPEGTSPHSIPVSYGYDAATTDFYFRLSVGPDREKGDLDGREVSFVVYGRDGDEDEKWKSVLAKGRLEDVDADPIATETLEELDRVHIPLHDVFGEHPRAVSFEFFRLDPEVLTAHTESSTEI
- a CDS encoding aldo/keto reductase codes for the protein MRVPIPQPGFGTVGHEGESCTETVVRALEAGYRHVDTAQMYDNETAVGRALERADVPREEIFLATKVHPQNLAPEGVLETTEASLERLGVDAVDLLYVHWPTHAYEPTETLPAFDEVRERGLTRHVGVSNFTRELLEQADEILESPIVANQVEVHPRLQQRDLISYARDHDVATVAYCPLMKGDVTDVPELQAIAAAHDATPAQVTMAWFAGREDVVAIPKATGEHVEENLAGCDLELSADDLERIDSLERGERLVDPDEAPWN